CATAACATTGATGCTGGTGAACCAGCATCAGAGATTCTTGAAGAAAGTAGACTACAGGATAGAGGGCTGTCAATCTCAATGGAAGCAGTTTTTGAAACTGAAGATTCCAAGGCTGAGAAGCAAGAATCCAGTGGAACTGAGCCTGGGAATGTGAAGGAAACAATAATTCACTCAAGTATCTCTGGCTCTGTAGAGGGGGAAGCTTTTGGATGTGGAACAACTGACGCAGAAAAGAAACTTGATTCCAATGCCCAATCAATAGTTCATGAAGAAAATGTGGTGGGTAGCTCAGATGCTTCAGATATAGTGAGGCCTCTTAATTTTGACGATTTTAATTCAGCTGCAGAGCTAGAGGTATGCTATTGATACTCAAATTTTATGTCAATGCAACATAGTATGTAATTTTGGCttagtaaattgattttgaTTCCTTAAACTTGAATCTCTGTGCCATAGCTTTTACAATTTCCACATCTTAAATGAGAAATATTTCCAAGAGAAATAACCTTTAATGCGGTCATCTGATGTTAGAATCCCAATATGCTTACAGTAGCTAATTCTTGataattttatctataaaaatattCACTTGGCATTATTATCTTGttttacatataagaaaagagtTTCAGCTTTCTTAGTAATTTTTGACTTATCCCTTAAAACAACCAAGTGATTGATCTTTTTTCATGAAGTTCTCAATTTAATGCATTTTGtgaaaagaaaatcatcatcttctgTTAGTCGAAACTTGAATGTGTGTTTCTGATAGTGTTGTTGAATGCTATTTTCATGTTTCTCTGGTTTCAATGATGTCGGGCAGGGGGGAAAGAAGtgtaaaattctaattttgcaGAACTTTTTATTTCACTTGTAATTGTCTTGCTGGCACATCTCTTACGATGTCCCTTTATAGTCTCTTGCAAAGCTCTAATGCAGACAATCCTACTTCTGCTGTATCCATCACCAACtgatttcttaaaattttcttttggtACTTAATTTTAGGCTCTTGGTTTGGAAAGGTTGAAGTCTGAGCTCCAATCACGTGGGTTGAAATGTGGGGGTACACTGCAAGAGCGTGCCGCCAGGCTTTTCCTGCTCAAAACTACACCTTTGGAGAGGCTGCCTAAAAAGCTCCTCGCAAAGAAATGATGTTGCTCGGTATGGTTGTAGTGACTGTTCTCTTGTTGTGGGTGAATCTGTACCTTTAGTCCTGTAATGCCTGGATGCTCCTGTTGGAAACCTGCAACTTCCCTGTGCTAAACACTTGTCTCGCAAGTTCTTTCAATGTAATGGATGTACTGATTATGCTCGTAGCACTGCAATCTTGATGTTTGCTgctattttatatttattatataaacgATAGGCAGATAACTTTGGAGTGGCAATGCATAATCCAGGAATTATTTGGTATTTGTGTCGATGCTTGGTTGGTGTTAGCTGCTAATGGTGAAGAACCAAAGTAAGTATTGAAACCAGggagaattttttttgtttcctattCATGCATTCTTCAAAATCTGAGTCTCAAATTTATACAATCTGGCAGCAATATGCTTGTTCTTTTAAGGATTCCATTAAGCTCTCGAGCACACTTAAAtcgtatctttttttttttttttttgagtagcGACCACCATAGGATAGAATTTTACAGCCAAGTTGTATTCAAACTGTTCTTAGCAATTCTTTTATCATCCCATTCGTCTACATGGCCTTTCATTTGATTTGCCACTTTTAGAAGCGTATCTATTTATACTTGTTATAACTCTCTTCCTCTGTAGTTTTTGTTGTTCTCATTAATTacttttcaaaaaatcaaaccaatcatTTTTTGAATCTAATTAGTGAGTGTATGGGATGAGAGAGAGTCGGGTTTAatacttctttctctctcctatttcttagaaaaataaaaaatatatattatttttctatttatttcttctattttttagaaaaataaaaaagaattaatgttGCATTGAGGCTCTTGtccatatattatttttaattgagctATATTGGGGAGTTCTTGAGGGACATTGGTTCTTCAAATTACTTTTCCATCAAATCCTACAAGTATAATGAGATAATGTAGTGAGATGAAGTCAAAATAATCAATACTGATTGCACGCAACTATAATTTACATCACCTACCTTTTATCATCTCTTCTGTTTGAAATGTTTGAGCCAACCTAAAAGATGGGCTAAGCTGAAAATGGAGGTTGGGGATTGTCCAtcaagagaggaagaaaagttTGAAGAAAATAGATATTATATGTCCGTTCATGATTCTAATATTGATTGCTAATTgttaatgataaataaaatattcaaaatcaaatacacCATTCATGTTatcttctttttaaatttatacacttatttagcatctaattgcaatttaataattagatattcgatattttttataaaaaaataataataataagataggTCAGAAATtttaaactcatcgaaattttGGGTTAAATATATAAATCCAATTTTTATTATACTTTGAGTTGGATTTTTCAAATATCAATTCAAGACAATCTCAACTATTATGGAAGAAAAATAAGCTATGTATTTTCAGGAAGAGTAAAACTCAGTACAAAAAATTAAGTTGTATCCAAACTAACGTATAAAAGAACCCACCCCTTAAGAAACTGCCATTTACAATCACTATATAATGCAAGTATAAGACCCTGAAAACAGTAGTAAAGACACGAGGGAAAATCtcaagagaagagaagagaagaccaGTGATGTTACACATTAACATGAGCAAGAGATGGGGAGTTCCGGCAAACTGGGCAGCTGGCATTCTTGCGAAGCCACTCATCTATGCAATCAGCATGGAAGCAATGGCTGCAGTCAGGTATGACTCTGACCATCTCTTCAGCTCGATAATCGGACAAGCATATAGCGCAAGTGCCATGGTAAGGACCCGGAACACGCCGGCTTTcgccaaggactacctttgtgTAGGATTCAATGGTGGACTCATCCAGTCCTGCAACTAGGGCTGTGGCCGGTTGAGGTGTGACTGCAGCCCGGTGGTCCTGGTTTCCTCGGACGAAGCATGCAAAAAATGCGATCCCAAACGCGCATGTGATGGCTGGAATGGCAAGGGCGATGGAGACAGTCTGGAATACTCGGAGACCCCTAGGCTTGCCTGGCAATCGAGTTACACAAGTCAGACTTAATAAATGGATGAAGCTACTTGTACATCAAGAGTTATATATTGGGCTACATATATGAGTGTAAATGGCTAAAATACTCTTCGTGTCTCACCATCTTAGGTTAAAGGTATTTTAGTCATGTATCTCATCGTCTCATCGTCTTaaatgagagatatttttgttattttaactaCATTATGTACTTTAAAATATAGCCCATAAAATACGaatagtatttttctttcaaatatagTTTAAGAATCTAATTTTGTGAGTTCATGAGATCTATTCAAATAAGAGTTGATAACTTGacatatcaaataaaaaattaacaaaaatgaggTGTCAAAATTGCATAAACCTTTTACCTTACAAACAATAGCAAATTCAACTTTGGAATATTTTCAAAGATCGATTGTGAATGGACCACCTATTGAATAAAGAAGGGTTGCTAGAGGGTGGTTATGAATTAATCCTTAATTTAAGCAAAGATTGTAACTCGCAATCAAGAAGTAACAGGGTGATGAATGACATCATTTACTTGAAAACCAAATTTCATTCAGTTGGAATTCTCCATGCAAGTTCAGCTCGTCTATTTTAATGccaatacacaaataaataaccATTATCCCCAATTAAGTCAATGGATTATTTTTGTATCATCTCTCCCATCATCATGGTTCTGACCCCCTACTAAACCAATTGAAGTTAATCTCAATTAACTATCTGCTTAAAGAGTTTATGCCCCCAAGCATACACATAACGTTAAGCAGAAACCAATATTCTGAATACCAGTAACTTTTTCTCATGGTTTGAACATAATGGTGGCTgatctatatataaaatatataattacttCTCTTCTTGGAATGCTCTCGGCCAGCTAGGCTCAATTTAGGTCAACTACCAATATATAATGTTGTATGTTTTGCctttaaaaagtgaaaaaagaaCTTCAAAATCTCAACAGTATCCTTCAACGATTAAGCCTGAAAGATGTAATGAAGTTCAAAACAGAGCATGTTATGGTATGAACAAGTGCAGATGAAAGATGAATAGAGGTCATACTTGTATCAGGAGTGGAGAAACATGCTACTTCTTGAATTGTTCTGTTCTTAAATCCACAGACAGCACCCTGTGCAGCACAATCTTCGCAGTTGGGCACGTCCCATGTGAGCCAGAGATCACAATCAAGGACAGATGAGAAACCATCTTCTTGACGGCTCGGTAATGGGACAGGAATTGGCAGGGTGGCAATGATCCTGCACATGGTCATCTCTGTTGCAAGCCTAATTGAAGAAGTTGCCAAGGTTGTGTTGGTGGAGTTACTGAGGCAATCAATGACTGTGAACCTGGACATTGTGAGCTCAGCCGGGCAGCTAAGGAAGGTGTAGTTGACATGATAAGGAGCCACAAAAGGAGCCTCTGACAGATTGAAGTCCAGAAGCCGCCTTGGGAGGCAATTGTTTGGGTCGTAGAGTTGGATTTCCTGTGCACGATAGTTGATACTGCGCACAAAAAATTCTCCAGAGTAAGGGAGATTGAGCACTGTTATACCTTGGCTGTTGCAGCTTAGGTCAAATCCGGGATAGCCACAGTTTCGAGGTTGCTGGCCTTCTACACGGAAAGGGAATTGAATGATGAGGCTTCGGTTACCACAACCAGAAGTCGGACTTGGACACCCATTTGTTGTTGCATAGATGACAAGAAAAAGGGGGAAGAGAAAGAGGACTTTTAAGAGCCTCATATCTTCAAAACAACCAACTCTGAGATTGTGGAAACCACAATAATAATAGGAAGAGTAGTCTGTATAACGACTATGTCAAacacttatatatttttttcccccAAAGTCAGAAGTCTCTTAACAAATATGTgaacttataaaataaaaggtGACATCCGATTGAAGCATAAATAAACCCAAAGTCAGAAGTCTCTTAGCAAATCTGTGAGCTTATAAATAAAGGTCACATTCGATTGAAGCATAAATAAACAACGAAAAGTATCCAAGTCTCTTCAGACACCAAAGCACCACAGATAAAGAGATCATAACACAAACTGGATTAAGAAATAAGATGACATAATTGAGAacgaaataacaaaaatagagaCTAGAAGTATAACTGAAATTTTGTCGGCGTTACCGAGACTGGAAATATTATTGAGGTTGCTAAGTCGTAAGTACATTAAATTGCTTTATTTGGGGAAGTATTCCTCTATCagaattgagaaattaaaaaaaaaaaagaaagaaagaaagaaaattctgATGtccaacagagagagagagagagagagagagaggattttTCCATAAACTACAGAAGCTGCTGAGATATCCGAATAGAAACAATTTCTCCATCAGCTCCAGCCCTCATGGCTTGATATTTTACGTGGAGACCTGCTTAAGGACGAAAAGATAAGTAAATAGCTATTTGGCCCAAAGTATTTCATAGTTAACATACTTGTAGATACTAGGACTCATCTGCATGCTAGTATAACTAGATGATTGCAATGTGTAACTGATCAATTTATAGATTGAACAGGATTCA
The Diospyros lotus cultivar Yz01 chromosome 12, ASM1463336v1, whole genome shotgun sequence DNA segment above includes these coding regions:
- the LOC127786883 gene encoding putative RING-H2 finger protein ATL21A, whose amino-acid sequence is MRLLKVLFLFPLFLVIYATTNGCPSPTSGCGNRSLIIQFPFRVEGQQPRNCGYPGFDLSCNSQGITVLNLPYSGEFFVRSINYRAQEIQLYDPNNCLPRRLLDFNLSEAPFVAPYHVNYTFLSCPAELTMSRFTVIDCLSNSTNTTLATSSIRLATEMTMCRIIATLPIPVPLPSRQEDGFSSVLDCDLWLTWDVPNCEDCAAQGAVCGFKNRTIQEVACFSTPDTSKPRGLRVFQTVSIALAIPAITCAFGIAFFACFVRGNQDHRAAVTPQPATALVAGLDESTIESYTKVVLGESRRVPGPYHGTCAICLSDYRAEEMVRVIPDCSHCFHADCIDEWLRKNASCPVCRNSPSLAHVNV